From the genome of Spinacia oleracea cultivar Varoflay chromosome 2, BTI_SOV_V1, whole genome shotgun sequence, one region includes:
- the LOC110774924 gene encoding protein DETOXIFICATION 52-like produces the protein MCNPSTSPSNNQNPILEKPPHHSQSHFSSIYLDLLSLTNLKEKEREIETPILNIAKDVDENNYDGDNSVSVSVSVSVSSSHHNNPSLLFFLTIPDVVRESRSLFCLAFPILLTNLILYSRSMLSMVFLGRIGDSELAAGSLAIAFANITGNSVFAGLALGMEPLCSQAFGASKPKLLSLTLQRCVVFLLLCCLPISWFWLNMSNILGYIHQDPNIGKLAHVYIIFCLPDLFTNSLLHPIKIYLRAQGITRPLTFASLAGAILHVPIMFFLVGHLNLGIAGVAAATSVSNLVSLVVLVMQVWLGGLHTPTWSPPSRECFRDWWPLIRLAVPSCVSVCLEWWWYEIMIVMCGLLANPTATVASMGVLIQTTGLIYNFPAALSNAVSSRVGNELGAGRPERAKLLGVLGVAWASLMGLAAMLFASGARNVWATLFTGDPEILALTAAALPILGLCELGNCPQTVACGVVRGTARPTTAANVNLGAFYAVGTPVAIGLAFYLGVGFRGIWIGLLSAQICCAGLLLYVVGTTDWDYQAKRAQLLTQCGGPGPSSESTDAVDATLIFPNSEGDYNKIADQTEPFICILVASS, from the coding sequence atgtgTAATCCAAGTACATCTCCTTCGAATAATCAAAATCCTATACTGGAAAAACCACCCCATCATTCACAATCCCATTTCTCAAGCATATATTTGGATCTTCTTTCTTTAACCAAtctgaaagaaaaagaaagagaaatagAAACACCTATTCTCAACATTGCTAAGGATGTTGATGAAAACAATTATGATGGTGATAATTCCGTGTCCGTATCCGTATCCGTTTCCGTTTCGAGTTCCCATCACAATAACCCATCATTGTTATTTTTTCTTACCATACCCGACGTGGTTAGAGAAAGTCGTTCACTCTTTTGTTTGGCATTCCCCATACTCTTAACCAACCTCATCTTGTACTCCCGGTCTATGCTGTCCATGGTTTTCTTAGGCCGAATCGGAGACTCCGAGTTGGCAGCCGGTTCGTTAGCTATTGCCTTTGCTAATATAACTGGTAATTCGGTGTTTGCCGGTCTAGCATTGGGAATGGAACCCTTGTGTTCGCAAGCATTTGGTGCTAGTAAACCAAAGCTATTATCTCTTACCCTTCAACGGTGTGTTGTTTTCTTGTTACTTTGCTGTTTACCAATTTCATGGTTTTGGTTGAATATGTCCAACATTTTGGGTTATATTCACCAAGACCCCAATATTGGTAAATTAGCTCATGTTTATATCATTTTTTGTCTTCCTGACCTTTTCACCAATTCTTTACTTCATCCCATTAAGATTTACCTTCGTGCGCAAGGCATCACCCGCCCTCTCACCTTTGCGTCCTTAGCCGGGGCGATCCTTCACGTCCCCATCATGTTTTTCCTTGTTGGCCACCTCAACCTCGGGATTGCTGGGGTGGCCGCGGCCACCTCGGTGTCCAACCTCGTATCACTAGTGGTGCTAGTGATGCAGGTTTGGCTCGGCGGGCTGCACACTCCTACGTGGAGCCCGCCCAGCCGCGAGTGTTTCAGGGATTGGTGGCCGCTAATCCGGCTAGCCGTCCCCAGCTGCGTCTCAGTGTGTTTGGAGTGGTGGTGGTACGAGATCATGATCGTAATGTGTGGTCTACTCGCGAACCCCACTGCTACGGTAGCCTCGATGGGTGTGCTCATCCAGACCACTGGGTTGATCTATAACTTTCCTGCCGCGCTCAGTAACGCTGTCTCGTCTCGTGTCGGGAATGAACTTGGTGCCGGCCGTCCCGAACGGGCTAAGCTTTTGGGTGTCCTTGGGGTTGCTTGGGCTTCACTAATGGGCCTTGCTGCTATGTTGTTTGCTTCAGGGGCAAGGAATGTGTGGGCGACGCTGTTTACCGGAGACCCCGAGATCCTAGCCCTCACGGCGGCAGCACTACCAATTTTGGGCCTTTGCGAGCTCGGAAACTGTCCACAAACAGTAGCATGTGGGGTGGTCAGGGGCACAGCCCGGCCAACAACAGCTGCAAATGTTAACTTAGGGGCCTTCTATGCGGTGGGGACACCAGTAGCGATTGGGCTGGCTTTCTATCTTGGAGTTGGGTTTCGTGGGATCTGGATTGGGCTTTTGTCCGCCCAAATATGCTGTGCTGGGTTGTTGTTGTATGTGGTTGGGACCACAGATTGGGATTATCAAGCAAAAAGGGCCCAGTTGCTGACTCAATGTGGTGGGCCTGGGCCATCATCAGAATCAACAGATGCCGTTGATGCAACCTTGATCTTTCCTAATAGTGAAGGTGATTATAATAAAATTGCAGATCAAACTGAGCCGTTCATTTGCATCTTGGTGGCTTCATCATAA
- the LOC130466980 gene encoding uncharacterized protein translates to MKNPKISCLSSQSLTPLTLSLLSLTTLSHSHSVSHSSLSLSGGSRCSSPRRSSVFSLHSPLCGSRFSSLTTVLGVLHSPPSTGIKIEPQLEELCGAIMKMKVEEQVDAVVNVDDPSSPIVASPGTQDPNKV, encoded by the exons ATGAAAAACCCTAAAATTTCTTGCCTCTCCTCTCAGTCTCTCACTCCTCTCACTCTCTCACTCCTCTCACTCACGACACTCAGTCACTCTCATTCAGTTTCTCACTCCTCTCTCAGTCTCAGCGGCGGCTCTCGGTGTTCTTCACCGCGCCGGTCATCGGTCTTCAGCCTTCACTCACCACTGTGTGGCTCTCGGTTTTCTTCACTCACCACCGTTCTCGGTGTTCTTCACTCACCACCGTCCACCGGAA TAAAAATCGAGCCTCAATTGGAGGAGCTATGTGGAGCCATCATGAAGATGAAGGTGGAAGAACAAGTTGACGCGGTCGTGAATGTTGATGACCCATCCTCACCCATAGTTGCTTCACCAGGAACACAAGATCCCAACAAAGTGTGA